A genomic region of Bactrocera dorsalis isolate Fly_Bdor chromosome 3, ASM2337382v1, whole genome shotgun sequence contains the following coding sequences:
- the LOC105223369 gene encoding muscle-specific protein 20 — MSLERAIRAKIAGKRNPEMDKEAQEWIEAILGSKFPAGVEYEEHLRDGQVFCALINKLAPNSVPKINSSGGQFKMMENINNFQKALKEYGVPDLDVFQTVDLWEKKDIAQVTNTVFALGRAAYKHPEFQGPFLGPKPADECKRDFSEEQLRAGHGIIGLQAGSNKGATQAGQNIGASRKILLGK; from the exons atgtCTCTTGAACGTGCTATTCGTGCTAAG ATTGCTGGCAAGCGCAATCCCGAGATGGACAAAGAAGCTCAGGAATGGATTGAGGCTATTCTTGGTTCCAAATTCCCTGCTGGTGTTGAGTATGAGGAACATCTCCGTGACGGTCAGGTGTTCTGCGCTCTGATCAACAAGCTTGCCCCCAACTCCGTGCCCAAGATCAACTCCTCCGGCGGTCAATTCAAAATGATGGAAAACATCAACAACTTCCAAAAGGCCCTGAAGGAATACGGTGTACCCGATTTGGATGTCTTCCAAACTGTTGATCTGTGGGAGAAGAAGGATATCGCTCAAGTGACCAACACCGTCTTCGCTCTCGGTCGTGCCGCCTACAAACATCCCGAATTCCAAGGACCCTTCTTGGGACCCAAACCCGCCGATGAATGCAAACGTGACTTCTCTGAGGAACAATTGCGCGCTGGCCATGGTATCATTGGTCTGCAAGCCGGCTCCAACAAGGGTGCCACACAAGCTGGCCAAAACATCGGTGCCAGCCGTAAAATCTTGCTCGGCAAGTAA